Genomic window (Mesotoga sp. Brook.08.105.5.1):
TATCGAGCTCCCACGGGTTGGCCTCTATGGTAGCCTCGGACACATCTGTACCCAATGAAAGATTGATATGCGATACGATTTCCTCCATTAGGTCAATAGGATACAGCGAAGGTGATCCGCCTCCGAAGTACAAGGTATCGACGATTCCCGGGACCTCATACATCTCGATCTCCTTCTTCAACGAATCATGATAGGCCTCGACCGATTCCCTGTCGAATTGGATTGTGCAGAAATCGCAATAAGAGCATTTTCTAGCACAGAAAGGAATATGCACATACGCTCCCACACCCATCAGAATACAAGCCTCATGAAAATCCCGTTAAGATTGAAGTTTGTGACTGAGATACCCGCAAAGACCGAATCGTCGCTCCCAAGCTTCGAGATAAGCATCTGTGCATCGATCCCTCGCATGCTTACCATGACTGTCGGCGAAAGCATTAGTCTCAGGTCGCCAGCCGGGACTATGAAATTCCCGGCGAAAGCCACGCCGAGATCGAAGGAAAGATAGTTCATCCCTATCCCTATACCGTAACCGACCTCTCCGAGCGAGTCGTTAGTCTTGAGATCCACAGTGGCGACAACGTTACTCTCTGCATTCTTTATCCTTAGGCTTCGCTCATATTCCTTTGCATAAAGATACAAACCTATATCGTTGAACGAAAAGGAGTCCTCCCCATGGAGGAATACGCTGAGGCCTCCATTGAGCTGACCCAGCGGCAGACGTACCCAGTTCCTCGCCAGATACTTCATCTTACCCACCGTTGAAAGCTCGAGTTCAAGAGTAGTGTGAGAAAAGATGGGGATCTGATTTGTGTTGGTGACGTACCTTACACCCATGAAAAGCCCCTCGTTGCTGGCAAGCAGCGATCCTCTGAAAAGACCGTCTTTGGTCTTCAGCTTAAGAAATCCGGTGGAGTATTCCTCCCAAGTGTCCACATAAGTTACCCCAACGTAGGGGATTCCCGAGGCCAAAGCTAGTGTCAGATAAATATCTTCATATGCCCGTATGTCCGCAGAAACGCTCCACCCAGCATTGTTCAGCTTGATCTGAATTTCGGAGAAGATCAGAACTCCCAGAAAAACAACTAAGAACAGGCAAAGTCTCTTCTTCAATCTCTAAGCAGCCTCCTTGCGATTTCATTTGCCTTGGACGGGTTTGCCTTTCCTTTGGTCGCTTTCATGACCGCTCCCACGAAGTATCCAAGGACTCCCTCCTTACCGTCTCTAAACTGCTGAACGGCTGCAGGGTTGTCATTCATGGCCTTTCTAACTGCATCTTCGATCACGGTGTCATCGTCTATCTGTTGAAGTCCCTTTTCTCTAACCAATTGAGTCGGTGACTTTCCGTTCTCCACGATCACTGGAAAAATGTCTTTTGCTATCTTGTTTGAGATCTTGCCCTGCTCAATTAGATCGAAAAGCTCCTTGAAGTTCTCCGGACTTACCTTCACCTCTTCCAGGGAAAGTTGCCTATCGTTCATAAGCCTCATAACCTCGCCCATAATCCAGTTTGAACTCTCTTTGGGCTTTCCGGTGGCCTGCGCAACCTCTTCAAAATAAGAAGAGATTTCACTATCTGAAGCAAGAACGGAGGCGTCATAGCCGGGAAGCGAGTATTGCTCCATGAATCTCTCTACTTTCTCCCATGGAAGCTCCGGAAGACTTCTCTCAATTCTCTCTATAAGATCATCGCTGATGATAAGCTCTGGGAGATCAGGTTCGGGGAAATAACGGTAATCGTTCTCTTCCTCCTTTGATCTCATAGAATATGTTTCCTTTGAAGAGAAATTCCAGGACCTGGTTTCTTTTGCGACATCGACTCCTGAAGCCAACGCCTTGGAAATCCTCTCCTGTTCAAATTCCAGTGCCTTCTCAACGAACTTGAAGGAGTTGATGTTCTTGACTTCTACCCTGTTAGAGCTTCTCCCACTCTCGTCAACCATCGAGATGTTCGCATCGCAGCGCAATGCGCCCTTCTCCATGTCTCCAGAACACACACCCAGGGCCCTTAGCGTATCTCTGAGGAGTTCCATGAAGATGCGGGCCTCGACCGGACTCTTTAGATCTGGTTCTGTAACAATTTCAATTAGCGGAACCCCGCACCTATTTAGATCCAGATAACTTCCCGACGATCCGGTTATTGATTCCGTTCCCTGATGAACCATCTTGCCCGCGTCTTCTTCTATGTGAATCCTGCGGATCCTAATTCTTCGCTTCTCTTCGCCGTTTACGAGATACAGGTAACCGTTCTCGGCTATCGGGAAAAAATATTGAGTAATCTGATAACCCTTCGGCAGATCCGGGTAAAAGTAATTCTTTCTGTCAAAGACCGACCGCCTGTTGATGGTGCAGTTCATAGCGATTCCGGCCATTACGGCGAACTCGACTACCCGTTCGTTTAACACCGGTAAAGTGCCGGGTTGACCTGTGCAGACAGGGCAAATAACAGTATTCGGTTCAAGATCGAAAACATCGGCCCGACAGCTACAGAATGCTTTGGTCTCGGTTTTGAGCTGAGCATGGATTTCCAGCCCGATCACAGTCTTATACATTATTTCGCCCACCTTTCAGGGATCTTCGCCAGTCCGTTTTCATAAGAGGGAGAGAGATCCTCAATCCCCCCGGCAGCATTCAGTAGTGAGACATCACTGAACCTCTTCCCTGTGAGAAGCAGACCGACAGGCAAACCGTCAACCAGGCCTATAGGAACTGAGATCGACGGAAGCCCTGCTACATTTGCGGGTATAGTATATATATCCATAAGATAGTAGGCGAGGGGATCGGTTATCTCGCCAAGTCTCGGAGCAATGACTGGCGAAGAGGGATTTACAATGTAATCATATTCATTGAGTACTCGGTTGAGTTCACCGGCCATGATCCTTCTTGTTTTCAACGCTTTTCTGTAGTACGCGTCATAATAGGTAGCGCTGAGAGTGAAAGTTCCAAGAAGAATCCTCCTTTTCACTTCTTCTCCGAAACCGCTGTCTCTGTTCTTGTTTATGAGACTTTCATAGTCTTCTGCGGGACTTCTCGACCCAAATCTGATTCCGTCATAACGGGCGAGATTCGAGCTTGCCTCGGCCGGAGCGATCAAGTAATATGTGGCGACAGCATACTCGACACTAGGAATCGAAATCTCCTCTACTTTTGCACCGGCGCTCCTCATAGCTTCCATCATTGACAGGAATCTCTCTTTGACTCCCGAATCCAAACCCGGGTAGTTAAGCATCTCTGAAGGTGCAGCAAACTTCAGCCCCTTAACATCGCTTTCAATAGAGACATTGAAGTCTAGATTCCTCCTTAGAGTATTTGAATCCTTCGGATCGTGGCCTGCAATCATCGCCATCACTTCTGCGGCGTCTTGTGCACAGCGCGTCAATGGCCCGATCTGATCCAGCGATGAGGCAAATGCAACCAATCCGTATCTCGACACAAGGCCATAAGTCGGTTTAAAACCAACGATTCCGCACATGGAAGCCGGCTGTCTTACCGACCCTCCGGTATCACTTCCCAATGCAAATGGGGCAAGACCCGCAGCAACTGCTGCTGCGCTTCCACCACTGCTGCCTCCAGGAATTCGGTCGAGATCCCAGGGATTTCTGGAAGGTCCAAACGCGGAGTTCTCAGTTGAGGAACCCATTGCGAATTCATCCATATTGGTCTTGCCGAGTATTATTCCGCCTTTATTGTTCAGCTTGCTGGTAACAGTGGCATCATAAGGAGACTCATAGTTTTCGAGTATTCTACTCGCACAGGTTGTTCGAGTCCCTAGCGCCAGAATATTATCCTTTAGAGCATAAGGAAACCCTTCCTTTTGCGAATCGGAAGGGTTGCTCACCTGAAGAAATGCATTCAGTTTGTCGTTGTATCTATCAATTCTCTCTCTATAAAACTCAAAAGAACCTCTTAAGGACATGATCTCTGAAAGCCTTAGATTCAGGGGATTCTTCGTCACGAAAGCCACCTCCAGATATTCAGGACAATTCTAACATTTTCAGAGCACTTCTAACAGCAGAAAACGACCGAAATTGATTAAAAGGCCCATTTATGAATCTAATGCCCTCTGCCATGGTGAGACTTTAGCAGCCACAAAATGTTCGCAAGGTTGTGGTTGGACTGTATGAGACAAATAAAAGAGAAGCCCTTCGTTCAGAGCGAGGAACTTTTATTCGTCCTATGATGCGCTGTAAGCTGAAAGATCAGTTGCAAGTTCTCAGTTCCAAGTTGCAAGCTGTTGAGCAAAAACATCACATCCCGTCATGCTGAACTTGTTTCAAAATACTGCTCTCAAGGTTTTTCGAACCTGCAAGTTGCAAGTTATAAGAGCAAAAGCCAATACACTCTATAAGTCTTTTGAAATGCTCTTCTCGGTGGACGGTGGACCATTGACGGACAACGTTGTCTTCGTCAGCGACCAGCGGGTTCATGTTCTTAAACGCACAGCGGTTCTTACATTCGAGATCCCGATCAGTTTCATATCGGGATGACAGTCCTTCACGTCATCCTGAAGTGCTCCTGTTCAGGATCTGGGCTTGGGTCTGAGCGAAGGACGGTTCTCCACTTGTAACTGATCTTAGATCGAGATTCTGAATCAGGTTCAGACGAGATGTGCTTGACCAAGAACGAAGAACCTGGACGCGAAGCGTCGGAACGAAGAACCGTTCTTCACGAAGGACGGTTCTTCAAAGCCATCAGCGGGTCCTTGCTCATAAGCGTACTGCGATTTTTAGGAGCGGGATTCTGAATCATTTTGGAATGACGACTGGCTACTCCCTCTACCCTCATTCTATACTCTCTGCTTTCTCT
Coding sequences:
- the gatB gene encoding Asp-tRNA(Asn)/Glu-tRNA(Gln) amidotransferase subunit GatB produces the protein MMYKTVIGLEIHAQLKTETKAFCSCRADVFDLEPNTVICPVCTGQPGTLPVLNERVVEFAVMAGIAMNCTINRRSVFDRKNYFYPDLPKGYQITQYFFPIAENGYLYLVNGEEKRRIRIRRIHIEEDAGKMVHQGTESITGSSGSYLDLNRCGVPLIEIVTEPDLKSPVEARIFMELLRDTLRALGVCSGDMEKGALRCDANISMVDESGRSSNRVEVKNINSFKFVEKALEFEQERISKALASGVDVAKETRSWNFSSKETYSMRSKEEENDYRYFPEPDLPELIISDDLIERIERSLPELPWEKVERFMEQYSLPGYDASVLASDSEISSYFEEVAQATGKPKESSNWIMGEVMRLMNDRQLSLEEVKVSPENFKELFDLIEQGKISNKIAKDIFPVIVENGKSPTQLVREKGLQQIDDDTVIEDAVRKAMNDNPAAVQQFRDGKEGVLGYFVGAVMKATKGKANPSKANEIARRLLRD
- the gatA gene encoding Asp-tRNA(Asn)/Glu-tRNA(Gln) amidotransferase subunit GatA; the protein is MTKNPLNLRLSEIMSLRGSFEFYRERIDRYNDKLNAFLQVSNPSDSQKEGFPYALKDNILALGTRTTCASRILENYESPYDATVTSKLNNKGGIILGKTNMDEFAMGSSTENSAFGPSRNPWDLDRIPGGSSGGSAAAVAAGLAPFALGSDTGGSVRQPASMCGIVGFKPTYGLVSRYGLVAFASSLDQIGPLTRCAQDAAEVMAMIAGHDPKDSNTLRRNLDFNVSIESDVKGLKFAAPSEMLNYPGLDSGVKERFLSMMEAMRSAGAKVEEISIPSVEYAVATYYLIAPAEASSNLARYDGIRFGSRSPAEDYESLINKNRDSGFGEEVKRRILLGTFTLSATYYDAYYRKALKTRRIMAGELNRVLNEYDYIVNPSSPVIAPRLGEITDPLAYYLMDIYTIPANVAGLPSISVPIGLVDGLPVGLLLTGKRFSDVSLLNAAGGIEDLSPSYENGLAKIPERWAK